One Halobaculum roseum DNA segment encodes these proteins:
- the coaBC gene encoding bifunctional phosphopantothenoylcysteine decarboxylase/phosphopantothenate--cysteine ligase CoaBC gives MSDLLADTDVALGVSGSIAAVKVVELAHELRRHGASVRAVMTDAATGIVHPWAVEFATEHDVVTEITGSVEHVELCGRDGWADVLLLAPATANTVGKIAAAVDDTPVTTCATTALGADVPVVCAPAMHEPMYDHPGVLDAIDRVESWGVEFVDPRIEEGKAKIATEGAIVTATARTAGDRPLAGERVVVTSGATSEAVDDVRVLTNRASGRTGRAVARALVARGAEVTLLHDADAPRASEVEELPHVEVVDVESAAEMTDAAVEACADADALISAAAIADYTVEASEGKIRSGAESLSLELTPTPKLLDTVREEYPDLPLVGFKAEPGGDDDALAAKARETLDRVGLAFVVANDASVMGSADTRALVVRPEGEGVDAYRGSKLGLGLRVADELAAVLG, from the coding sequence ATGAGCGACCTTCTCGCCGACACCGACGTCGCGCTCGGCGTCTCCGGCTCCATCGCGGCCGTGAAGGTGGTCGAACTGGCCCACGAGCTTCGCCGCCACGGCGCCTCGGTCCGCGCGGTGATGACCGACGCCGCGACGGGGATCGTCCACCCGTGGGCCGTCGAGTTCGCGACCGAGCACGATGTCGTCACCGAGATCACCGGGAGCGTCGAGCACGTCGAGCTGTGCGGACGCGACGGCTGGGCGGACGTGTTGCTGCTCGCGCCGGCGACCGCCAACACCGTCGGGAAGATCGCGGCCGCCGTCGACGACACGCCGGTCACGACGTGCGCGACGACCGCGCTGGGGGCGGACGTGCCGGTCGTGTGCGCGCCCGCGATGCACGAGCCGATGTACGACCATCCCGGGGTGCTGGACGCGATCGACCGCGTCGAGTCGTGGGGCGTCGAGTTCGTCGACCCGCGCATCGAGGAGGGGAAGGCGAAGATCGCCACCGAGGGAGCGATCGTCACGGCGACCGCGCGAACGGCAGGCGACCGACCGCTGGCGGGCGAGCGGGTCGTCGTCACCTCGGGCGCGACCAGCGAGGCGGTCGACGACGTGCGCGTGCTCACGAACCGCGCGTCGGGGCGAACCGGGCGGGCGGTCGCTCGCGCGCTCGTCGCCCGCGGGGCCGAGGTGACCCTGCTCCACGACGCGGACGCCCCTCGCGCGTCCGAGGTCGAGGAGCTTCCCCACGTCGAGGTGGTCGACGTGGAGTCGGCCGCGGAGATGACCGACGCGGCCGTCGAGGCCTGTGCGGACGCCGACGCGCTGATCTCGGCGGCGGCCATCGCCGATTACACCGTCGAGGCGTCCGAGGGGAAGATCCGCTCGGGTGCGGAGTCGCTGTCGCTGGAGTTGACGCCGACGCCGAAGCTGCTCGATACGGTTCGGGAGGAGTATCCCGACCTCCCGCTCGTGGGGTTCAAGGCCGAACCCGGCGGCGACGACGACGCGCTCGCCGCGAAGGCGCGCGAGACGCTGGATCGGGTCGGCCTCGCGTTCGTCGTCGCCAACGACGCGAGCGTGATGGGGTCGGCCGACACGCGGGCGCTCGTCGTGCGCCCGGAGGGGGAAGGGGTCGACGCCTACCGGGGGTCGAAGCTCGGACTCGGGCTCCGCGTCGCCGACGAACTCGCGGCCGTGCTCGGGTGA
- a CDS encoding cation:proton antiporter subunit C, which yields MIDVLVDRAYFVVAFLLLGIGAHMLIGDRNLVKKVIGMNVFQTGIFLFFIASAYVTGASAPLLSEPGPYVSPLPHVLILTAIVVGVSLTAVALGLIVRIYGEYGTLRADLIAEVNDGE from the coding sequence ATGATCGACGTGCTCGTCGACCGGGCGTACTTCGTCGTCGCGTTCCTCCTCCTCGGGATCGGCGCCCACATGCTGATCGGGGACCGAAACCTCGTCAAGAAGGTGATCGGGATGAACGTCTTCCAGACGGGGATCTTCCTGTTCTTCATCGCCTCGGCGTACGTGACCGGCGCGTCCGCGCCGCTCCTGTCCGAGCCGGGCCCGTACGTGAGCCCGCTGCCGCACGTGCTCATCCTGACGGCCATCGTCGTCGGGGTGAGCCTCACCGCGGTCGCGCTGGGGCTCATCGTGCGCATCTACGGGGAGTACGGGACGCTTCGCGCGGACCTGATCGCGGAGGTGAACGACGGTGAGTGA
- a CDS encoding proton-conducting transporter membrane subunit, with protein MTDITSLRPLAAVLVSAVAVGPILLSGSRPNLRESWTAVAALAKFGIVASMVPGVLAGDTYVTDLGSFLPGARFALEADALGILFALLASFLWIVTSSYSIGYMRGLDEHAQTRYFAAFAASVSAAVGVAFASNLLVIFVFYELLTVATYPLVAHDETDEARSAARKYLAYTFGGGVAVLAGTALVYWLTGTVAFTPGGIEGLASADPMFARLAFALLSAGFGVKAALMPLHSWLPDAMVAPTPVSALLHAVAVVKSGVFGIARVVLDVFGPETVGDLGMGLPLATVAAFTLVVASVIALRQDNLKRRLAFSTVSQLSYIVLGLAVLAPTSLVGGLLHIPAHGFMKITLFFAAGAIHVETHTDDISDMAGIGRRMPLTMAAFAVAAAGMAGIPLVAGFVSKYFLLIGSISAGETLFAVALLVSGVLNIGYFWPVVYTAFFESPEESDEKPLVEGPLGGRLSWGRAAAAEAADDAGTDTDAVADGGDEADHDSSDAHGHTDAHGHGDAHDHTDAHGHGDVHGGGWERRGWTGGESTWFMLAPILVTALGSVALGIVPDGAVFLRVVRLIVAGATGVSV; from the coding sequence ATGACCGATATTACCTCACTCAGACCGCTCGCGGCCGTGCTCGTCTCCGCCGTCGCCGTCGGACCGATCCTGCTGTCGGGCAGCCGGCCGAACCTCCGCGAGTCGTGGACCGCGGTCGCGGCGCTCGCGAAGTTCGGCATCGTCGCCAGCATGGTCCCCGGCGTCCTCGCCGGCGACACGTACGTCACCGATCTGGGATCGTTCCTCCCCGGCGCCCGGTTCGCGCTGGAGGCCGACGCGCTGGGCATCCTCTTCGCGCTGCTCGCGAGCTTCCTGTGGATCGTCACCAGCAGCTACAGCATCGGCTACATGCGCGGGCTCGACGAACACGCCCAGACGCGCTACTTCGCCGCCTTCGCCGCCAGCGTGTCGGCGGCGGTGGGCGTCGCGTTCGCGTCGAACCTGCTGGTGATCTTCGTCTTCTACGAGCTGCTCACCGTGGCGACGTACCCGCTCGTCGCCCACGACGAGACCGACGAGGCGCGCTCGGCCGCCCGGAAGTACCTCGCGTACACCTTCGGCGGCGGGGTCGCCGTGCTGGCGGGGACCGCGCTCGTCTACTGGCTCACCGGAACCGTCGCGTTCACGCCCGGCGGCATCGAGGGGCTCGCCTCTGCGGACCCGATGTTCGCCCGCCTGGCGTTCGCGCTGCTGTCGGCCGGGTTCGGCGTGAAGGCCGCGCTGATGCCGCTGCACTCGTGGCTGCCGGACGCGATGGTCGCGCCGACGCCGGTGTCGGCGCTGCTGCACGCGGTCGCGGTCGTGAAAAGCGGCGTCTTCGGCATCGCGCGCGTCGTCCTCGACGTGTTCGGGCCGGAGACGGTCGGCGACCTCGGGATGGGGCTCCCGCTGGCGACGGTCGCCGCGTTCACGCTCGTCGTCGCGTCGGTGATCGCGCTCAGGCAGGACAACCTCAAGCGTCGGCTCGCCTTCTCGACGGTGAGCCAGCTGTCGTACATCGTGCTCGGGCTGGCTGTACTGGCGCCCACGTCGCTGGTGGGCGGCCTGCTGCACATCCCGGCACACGGGTTCATGAAGATCACCCTGTTCTTCGCCGCCGGCGCGATCCACGTCGAGACCCACACCGACGACATCTCCGACATGGCCGGCATCGGGAGACGGATGCCCCTGACGATGGCGGCCTTCGCCGTCGCCGCGGCGGGGATGGCCGGCATCCCGCTGGTCGCCGGCTTCGTGAGCAAGTACTTCCTGCTCATCGGGTCGATCTCGGCGGGCGAGACGCTGTTCGCGGTCGCGCTGCTCGTCTCGGGCGTGCTCAACATCGGCTACTTCTGGCCGGTGGTGTACACCGCCTTCTTCGAGTCGCCCGAGGAGAGCGACGAGAAACCGCTCGTCGAGGGGCCGCTGGGCGGCCGGCTATCGTGGGGTCGCGCGGCCGCCGCCGAAGCGGCCGACGACGCGGGAACGGACACTGACGCGGTCGCCGACGGCGGCGATGAGGCGGACCACGACAGCAGCGATGCTCACGGCCACACCGACGCTCACGGGCACGGCGACGCTCACGACCACACCGACGCCCACGGCCACGGCGACGTCCACGGCGGCGGCTGGGAGCGCCGCGGCTGGACCGGCGGCGAGTCGACGTGGTTCATGCTCGCGCCGATCCTCGTCACCGCCCTCGGCTCGGTCGCCCTCGGGATCGTCCCCGACGGCGCGGTGTTCCTCAGGGTCGTCCGCCTGATCGTCGCGGGCGCCACGGGGGTGAGCGTCTGA
- a CDS encoding cation:proton antiporter has product MTLVADALLTAAAGFVLVSIVVLYRAVKGPTMQDRVIAVNVVGSNTVVIAALFAAATDTPGALDIALVYALLNFLMSIAISKFTVERGGVL; this is encoded by the coding sequence GTGACGCTCGTCGCCGACGCGCTGTTGACGGCTGCCGCGGGGTTCGTGCTCGTCTCGATCGTGGTGCTGTATCGCGCGGTCAAGGGCCCGACGATGCAGGACCGCGTCATCGCGGTGAACGTCGTCGGCTCGAACACGGTCGTGATCGCGGCCCTGTTCGCCGCGGCGACCGACACGCCGGGCGCGCTCGACATCGCGCTCGTGTACGCGCTGCTCAACTTCCTGATGAGCATCGCGATCTCGAAGTTCACCGTCGAGCGCGGGGGGGTGCTGTAG
- a CDS encoding Na(+)/H(+) antiporter subunit D, with amino-acid sequence MVAVDPLIPPFLFVLAAALVVPLLGRRAGHALGVLATAAVVPYVWFVPGGAHLPTLLFGFDAVLFNVDGFSRLMGVIFGFIGAIAVLYSWASGADERQTAFALGYVGTSLGAVFGGDWLTLILFWELMAVTSTLLVWHYGGRAVRAGFRYALLHGVGGTLLLGAIAWHYVAAGTFLFTGDGLAGVVAPVLAAVGIGVNVGFIGLHAWLPDTYPRPHIAASVFLCVYTTKTGVYGMFRAFPEGEIAVAYMGALMAVFGAGMALLQGDMRRLLSYHIQSQVGYMVAGVGLGGALATAGAFGHVFNHILYKSLLFMTVGVVIYRTGEEHLEELGGLWRHLPVTAVAFLIAALSIAGFPGFNGFVSKGMVIAAAHKKHYDIIWYLLLAGGVGTFLSFIKLGYYVFLHGEYGGDDVRPANVGQKLAMGSVAVLCVVFGLYPPALFAVLPDTGSYEYTTYTVPHVQEGLILAALGVVGFAIVKKPLSKVGRVPDVDALYNRAGFYGTRALVVGVTELYAAVDRAVVATSGAIAGAVKDPAGTLDRFGAVGVIAGDDALTNGARERTEVDLRAGFGTSVLLVVLLVVVALLLLV; translated from the coding sequence ATGGTCGCGGTCGACCCGCTGATCCCGCCGTTCCTGTTCGTGCTGGCGGCGGCGCTCGTCGTCCCGCTGCTGGGTCGCCGCGCCGGCCACGCGCTGGGCGTGCTCGCGACCGCGGCGGTCGTGCCGTACGTGTGGTTCGTGCCCGGCGGCGCGCACCTCCCGACGCTGTTGTTCGGGTTCGACGCCGTCCTGTTCAACGTGGACGGCTTCTCGCGGCTGATGGGCGTCATCTTCGGCTTCATCGGCGCGATCGCGGTGCTGTACTCGTGGGCCAGCGGCGCCGACGAGCGCCAGACCGCCTTCGCGCTCGGCTACGTCGGCACGAGCCTCGGCGCCGTCTTCGGCGGCGACTGGCTCACGCTGATCCTCTTCTGGGAGCTGATGGCCGTCACCAGCACGCTGCTGGTGTGGCACTACGGCGGCCGCGCGGTGCGGGCGGGCTTCCGGTACGCCCTCCTGCACGGCGTCGGCGGCACGCTCCTGCTCGGGGCGATCGCTTGGCACTACGTGGCGGCGGGGACGTTCCTGTTCACCGGCGACGGGCTCGCGGGCGTCGTCGCCCCCGTGCTCGCGGCGGTGGGCATCGGCGTCAACGTGGGCTTCATCGGCCTGCACGCGTGGCTGCCCGACACGTACCCGCGTCCGCACATCGCCGCCAGCGTCTTCCTGTGCGTGTACACGACGAAGACCGGCGTGTACGGGATGTTCCGGGCGTTCCCGGAGGGGGAGATCGCCGTTGCGTACATGGGCGCGCTGATGGCCGTCTTCGGCGCCGGGATGGCGCTGCTGCAGGGCGACATGCGCCGGCTCCTCTCGTATCACATCCAGTCCCAGGTCGGCTACATGGTCGCGGGCGTCGGCCTCGGCGGCGCGCTCGCGACCGCGGGCGCCTTCGGCCACGTGTTCAACCACATCCTGTACAAGAGCCTGCTGTTCATGACCGTCGGCGTCGTCATCTACCGCACCGGCGAGGAACACCTGGAGGAGCTGGGCGGCCTCTGGCGGCACCTCCCCGTCACGGCGGTCGCGTTCCTGATCGCGGCGCTGTCGATCGCGGGTTTCCCCGGGTTCAACGGCTTCGTCTCGAAGGGGATGGTGATCGCGGCCGCGCACAAGAAGCACTACGACATCATCTGGTACCTGCTGCTGGCGGGCGGGGTCGGCACCTTCCTCTCGTTCATCAAGCTGGGGTACTACGTGTTCCTCCACGGTGAGTACGGCGGCGACGACGTGCGCCCGGCGAACGTCGGCCAGAAGCTCGCGATGGGCTCGGTCGCCGTGCTCTGTGTCGTGTTCGGGCTCTACCCGCCGGCGCTGTTCGCGGTGCTGCCGGACACGGGAAGCTACGAGTACACTACCTACACCGTTCCCCACGTGCAGGAGGGCCTGATCCTCGCGGCGCTGGGCGTGGTCGGCTTCGCGATCGTGAAGAAGCCGCTCTCGAAGGTCGGCCGCGTCCCCGACGTGGACGCGCTGTACAACCGTGCGGGCTTCTACGGCACCCGCGCGCTCGTCGTCGGCGTCACCGAGCTGTACGCGGCCGTCGACCGTGCGGTCGTCGCGACCTCTGGGGCTATCGCGGGTGCCGTCAAGGATCCCGCGGGGACGCTCGACCGGTTCGGCGCGGTCGGCGTCATCGCCGGCGACGACGCGTTGACGAACGGCGCACGCGAGCGGACGGAGGTCGACCTCCGAGCCGGGTTCGGAACGAGCGTGCTACTGGTCGTGTTGCTGGTCGTCGTCGCGCTGCTGTTGCTGGTGTGA
- a CDS encoding monovalent cation/H+ antiporter subunit D family protein, giving the protein MSDLPALLVVLPILGSLVSLLAGIRWGRSGWYVAAATLSVQVAGAVAFAADGLSGAPGSYAVGDFTIPYGIELLVDGLSASMVVLVAVVALGVLAYARRAGPRSNRFYSTYLLLVTGLTGMSITGDAFNMYVFLEITGLTAYALVASGEGGRSAVAGLKYLLVGTFGAAIYLLGVGYAYISTGTLNMADLSTELAAVGYGSPLVRAAFAFVVVGLFVKVAMFPLHTWQPDAYAGAPDSVSALIASLVSTVSAYALVRIVLTVFTPEFLDAVAFARPLLAATAAVSIVVGSGLAVSQTNIKRMLAYSSVSQFGLVVAALSVTNATALVGLAVHLVGHAVMKGGLFLAAGLVATGVGGRSVADYDGLGSRMPVAAAGFGTLALGMVGVPPAIGFFGKWYIVVGTLEAGAWGLAIVILLSTLLTLAYFARLLERMFFREAPAGTGSAADADAAVADGGDGRDAGDVGDTLADRGVSLGMVAAVLAAALLAVGLGAAVPAYESALAPTVEVLLS; this is encoded by the coding sequence GTGAGTGACCTTCCCGCGCTGCTCGTCGTCCTCCCGATCCTGGGGTCGTTGGTGTCGCTGCTGGCGGGGATCCGCTGGGGCCGCTCCGGCTGGTACGTCGCGGCGGCGACGCTGTCCGTGCAGGTCGCCGGCGCGGTCGCGTTCGCGGCCGACGGCCTCTCGGGCGCCCCCGGAAGCTACGCGGTCGGCGACTTCACGATCCCGTACGGCATCGAGCTGCTCGTCGACGGCCTGTCGGCGTCGATGGTCGTGCTCGTCGCGGTCGTCGCGCTGGGCGTGCTCGCGTACGCGCGCCGCGCCGGGCCCCGCTCGAACCGCTTCTACTCGACGTATCTCCTGCTCGTCACCGGGCTCACGGGGATGTCGATCACCGGGGACGCGTTCAACATGTACGTCTTCCTCGAGATCACCGGCCTGACCGCCTACGCGCTCGTCGCCAGCGGCGAGGGCGGACGCTCGGCGGTCGCCGGCCTGAAGTACCTCCTCGTGGGCACGTTCGGCGCCGCCATCTACCTGCTGGGCGTCGGCTACGCGTACATCTCGACGGGGACGCTGAACATGGCCGACCTGTCGACCGAGCTCGCTGCAGTCGGCTACGGGTCGCCGCTGGTTCGGGCGGCGTTCGCGTTCGTCGTCGTCGGGCTGTTCGTCAAGGTCGCGATGTTCCCGCTGCACACCTGGCAGCCCGACGCGTACGCGGGCGCGCCCGACTCAGTGAGCGCGCTCATCGCCTCGCTCGTGTCGACGGTGAGCGCGTACGCCCTCGTCCGGATCGTGCTCACGGTGTTCACGCCGGAGTTCCTGGACGCGGTCGCGTTCGCGCGCCCGCTGTTGGCGGCGACCGCGGCCGTCAGCATCGTCGTCGGGAGCGGCCTGGCCGTCTCCCAGACGAACATCAAGCGGATGCTCGCGTACTCGTCGGTGTCGCAGTTCGGGCTCGTCGTCGCCGCGCTGTCGGTGACGAACGCGACGGCGCTGGTCGGGCTTGCGGTCCACCTCGTGGGCCACGCGGTGATGAAGGGCGGGCTGTTCCTCGCGGCCGGGCTGGTCGCCACCGGCGTCGGCGGCCGTTCGGTCGCCGACTACGACGGGCTCGGCTCGCGGATGCCCGTCGCCGCCGCCGGCTTCGGGACGCTCGCGCTCGGGATGGTGGGCGTGCCGCCGGCGATCGGCTTCTTCGGCAAGTGGTACATCGTCGTCGGCACCCTGGAGGCGGGCGCGTGGGGGCTCGCGATCGTCATCCTCCTGTCGACGCTGTTGACGCTCGCGTACTTCGCGCGCCTGCTCGAACGGATGTTCTTCCGCGAGGCGCCCGCGGGGACCGGTTCGGCTGCCGACGCCGACGCCGCCGTCGCCGACGGCGGTGACGGACGCGACGCGGGCGATGTCGGCGACACGCTCGCCGACCGCGGCGTCTCGCTCGGTATGGTCGCCGCCGTCCTCGCGGCGGCGCTGCTCGCCGTCGGCCTCGGGGCGGCCGTCCCGGCATATGAATCCGCCCTCGCCCCGACCGTCGAGGTGCTCCTCTCATGA
- a CDS encoding monovalent cation/H+ antiporter subunit E: MTDGDAASAEDAPPSGDIVVPVEESSTLRNTVGFVVRQAVESGEPSTLHFVFPLSSRGAVGDEYDRANDLLERIELWVEEDRGDNGDLVSVETAVVGADEYLFSPGDYADAIAEYADERGVRRVVLDPEYRPTGATPLLPALEWEIKGTGLDVEEATVERETRRGRLVRRSGVGQFLLLFGLSAGFYLFLAGWSLTPYNLLTGAASAGAVAATLWHVSFTGAVEPRRLAVQFGRLSLYAVFLLWEIAKANLQIAYVVLHPSLPIDPKVVEFDADVWSTVPAATLANSITLTPGTLTVDVERRHFTIHSLTAGAREDLLDGKLERAVRFVFYGRSAARRPTPSEREEVEE; the protein is encoded by the coding sequence GTGACGGACGGCGACGCCGCATCCGCCGAGGATGCCCCGCCATCCGGCGATATCGTGGTTCCCGTCGAGGAGTCCAGCACGCTCCGGAACACGGTCGGGTTCGTCGTCCGACAGGCCGTCGAGTCCGGCGAGCCGTCGACGCTTCACTTCGTGTTCCCGCTGTCGAGCCGCGGCGCGGTCGGCGACGAGTACGACCGGGCGAACGACCTGCTCGAACGGATCGAGCTGTGGGTCGAGGAGGACCGGGGCGACAACGGCGACTTGGTGTCCGTCGAGACCGCGGTCGTCGGCGCCGACGAGTACCTGTTCAGCCCCGGCGACTACGCCGACGCGATCGCCGAGTACGCCGACGAGAGGGGCGTGCGCCGGGTCGTGCTCGACCCCGAGTACCGTCCGACCGGCGCGACGCCGCTGCTGCCGGCGCTGGAGTGGGAGATCAAGGGAACCGGGCTCGATGTCGAGGAGGCCACGGTCGAGCGCGAAACTCGGCGGGGACGGCTCGTCCGTCGGTCCGGCGTCGGGCAGTTCCTGCTGCTGTTCGGCCTGTCCGCCGGGTTCTACCTGTTCCTCGCCGGCTGGTCGCTCACGCCGTACAACCTCCTTACGGGCGCGGCGTCGGCCGGCGCGGTCGCCGCCACGCTGTGGCACGTCTCCTTCACCGGCGCGGTCGAGCCGCGACGGCTGGCCGTTCAGTTCGGCCGGCTGAGCCTGTATGCGGTCTTCCTGCTGTGGGAGATCGCGAAGGCGAACCTCCAGATAGCGTACGTCGTGTTGCACCCGTCGCTGCCGATCGACCCGAAGGTGGTCGAGTTCGACGCGGACGTGTGGTCGACCGTCCCCGCGGCGACGCTGGCGAACAGCATCACCCTCACTCCCGGGACCCTGACCGTCGACGTGGAGCGTCGGCACTTCACCATCCACTCGCTGACCGCCGGCGCCCGCGAGGACCTGCTCGACGGGAAGCTCGAACGGGCCGTTCGGTTCGTCTTCTACGGCCGTTCGGCCGCCCGCCGTCCGACGCCGAGCGAACGCGAGGAGGTGGAGGAGTGA
- a CDS encoding DUF4040 domain-containing protein translates to MTPVEWAILAFVLGCALATALLRDVLASIIAFAAYSLGIAVVWLLLRAPDVGLTEAAVGAGVTTVLFLLTIAKTVRPAGDDLFVDIDVRALGVSGLLVAALATTLSALPAVGSASTPVATSRVTNYYLENAYTETEVENAVTAVLAAYRGFDTLGEAVVVFAALMGLLVVLDRGVLA, encoded by the coding sequence GTGACGCCCGTCGAGTGGGCGATCCTGGCGTTCGTGCTCGGCTGTGCGCTCGCGACGGCGCTGCTTCGCGACGTGCTCGCGTCGATCATCGCCTTCGCCGCCTACAGCCTGGGTATCGCCGTCGTCTGGCTGCTGTTGCGCGCGCCGGACGTGGGGCTGACCGAGGCCGCCGTCGGCGCCGGCGTCACGACGGTGCTGTTCCTGTTGACGATCGCCAAGACCGTCAGGCCCGCCGGCGACGACCTGTTCGTCGACATCGACGTGAGGGCGCTCGGCGTCTCCGGGCTGCTCGTGGCCGCGCTGGCGACGACGCTGTCGGCGCTGCCGGCGGTCGGGTCGGCGTCGACGCCGGTGGCGACCTCCCGGGTGACGAACTACTACCTGGAGAACGCCTACACGGAGACCGAGGTCGAGAACGCCGTGACGGCGGTGCTTGCGGCCTACCGCGGGTTCGACACCCTCGGCGAGGCGGTCGTCGTCTTCGCCGCGCTCATGGGACTGCTGGTCGTGCTCGACCGGGGGGTGTTGGCATGA
- a CDS encoding MnhB domain-containing protein, protein MSSPSTADGDDEFAVGDGPARPYVESPIIMATVRVVAPFVFTLGAFVMFHGADSAGGGFQGGVIVGTVILMIAIAFGVGPTRDWLSSSFLTALVVSGVALFMGIGLAAVASGGAFLEYAAIPVSHSSKYGIELVEVGIGIIVSGTVVGLFFALAAGHATDEAEEVEE, encoded by the coding sequence ATGAGTTCGCCGTCGACCGCAGACGGCGACGACGAGTTCGCCGTCGGCGACGGCCCCGCCCGCCCGTACGTCGAGAGCCCGATCATCATGGCGACCGTCCGGGTCGTCGCGCCGTTCGTGTTCACGCTCGGCGCGTTCGTGATGTTCCACGGCGCCGATTCCGCCGGCGGCGGCTTCCAGGGCGGCGTCATCGTCGGAACGGTGATCCTGATGATCGCCATCGCCTTCGGCGTCGGCCCGACCCGCGACTGGCTCTCGTCGTCGTTCCTGACGGCGCTGGTCGTCTCCGGCGTCGCGCTGTTCATGGGGATCGGACTCGCCGCGGTCGCCTCCGGCGGTGCGTTCCTCGAATACGCCGCGATCCCGGTGTCCCACTCCAGCAAGTACGGCATCGAGCTGGTCGAGGTCGGGATCGGGATCATCGTCTCCGGCACCGTCGTCGGCCTGTTCTTCGCGCTGGCGGCCGGCCACGCGACGGACGAGGCCGAGGAGGTGGAGGAATGA
- a CDS encoding GYD domain-containing protein, which translates to MPTYTVLADANETQFQNPQELVSIWGDIREDIERLGGELGESYALIGEYDFQLTFEVEDEDAALQIAIAIEGHGLDTETMRAVPIERMGELVEDV; encoded by the coding sequence ATGCCTACGTACACCGTGCTCGCCGACGCCAACGAGACGCAGTTCCAGAACCCGCAGGAACTGGTGTCGATCTGGGGCGACATCCGCGAGGACATCGAACGACTCGGGGGCGAGCTCGGCGAAAGCTATGCGCTCATCGGCGAGTACGACTTCCAGCTCACGTTCGAGGTCGAAGACGAGGATGCGGCCCTCCAGATCGCGATCGCCATCGAGGGACACGGGCTGGACACCGAGACGATGCGCGCGGTCCCGATCGAGCGCATGGGCGAACTCGTCGAGGACGTCTGA
- a CDS encoding NAD(P)-binding protein has translation MPDTTLDTDADYDALVVGGGVAGLTAATFLARADLATLVVDGDESILRRNAHLENVPGFPAGVNPRLFADMLRDQAERNGAEIRAGHVEGVTGEIDAFTAAVDDGTAVTAARVVAASWSDLDYLDGLGVEARDAGSKRYAQEHALSRTSVDGVYAAGRIAERYHQAVVAAGHGAEAAITLLHDAEVPFYHDWVVPEGYFTDRGREVPPGCEEITAAEQERRAAESRETMRAYFAEEHPERQRTHPSLVDDDLGRVDPEWYDDGGGGDSDGGSGGDGPIESDD, from the coding sequence ATGCCCGACACGACGCTCGACACGGACGCAGACTACGACGCGCTCGTCGTGGGCGGCGGCGTCGCCGGCCTCACCGCGGCGACGTTCCTCGCGCGCGCCGACCTCGCGACGCTCGTCGTCGACGGCGACGAGTCGATCCTCCGACGCAACGCCCATCTGGAGAACGTGCCCGGCTTCCCGGCGGGCGTGAACCCCCGGTTGTTCGCGGACATGCTGCGCGACCAGGCCGAGCGCAACGGGGCCGAGATCCGGGCCGGGCACGTCGAGGGGGTCACCGGCGAGATCGACGCGTTCACCGCCGCAGTCGACGACGGCACCGCGGTCACGGCCGCGCGGGTCGTCGCGGCGTCCTGGTCGGACCTCGACTACCTCGACGGCCTCGGCGTCGAGGCTCGCGACGCCGGGAGCAAGCGCTACGCGCAGGAGCACGCGCTCAGTCGCACCTCCGTCGACGGCGTGTACGCCGCCGGTCGGATCGCCGAGCGCTATCACCAGGCGGTCGTCGCCGCGGGCCACGGCGCCGAGGCGGCGATCACCCTGCTCCACGACGCCGAGGTCCCCTTCTACCACGACTGGGTCGTCCCCGAGGGGTACTTCACCGACCGCGGGCGCGAGGTGCCGCCGGGCTGTGAGGAGATCACGGCCGCCGAACAGGAGCGCCGCGCCGCCGAGTCCCGGGAGACGATGCGGGCCTACTTTGCAGAGGAGCACCCGGAACGCCAGCGCACCCACCCGAGCCTCGTCGACGACGACCTCGGCCGGGTCGACCCAGAGTGGTACGATGACGGTGGCGGTGGCGACAGCGACGGTGGCAGTGGCGGCGACGGGCCGATCGAGAGCGACGACTGA